Sequence from the Amaranthus tricolor cultivar Red isolate AtriRed21 chromosome 1, ASM2621246v1, whole genome shotgun sequence genome:
ccgtgcccatgtaaatgtagcgactaaaacaaaacggaggaagtaggtTGGAAagaggaagtaactgagaactggaaacttaaaacgcattaagtcgctgttactaacagcgactttatatatatatatatatatatatatatatatatatatatatatatatatatatatatatatatatatatatatatatatatatatatatatatatatatatatatatatatatatatatatatatatatatatatatatattataattattttttttaagtcgctgttagtaatagcgatcTACTTCAAGGCTAGGTttagatgtacggacgcttattttgggaattaagttttcacgaagcttatttttggatttaagttgttaaaacatcttattttattcaaattttcgtgGATCATGTTTATAAATTTGAAACGCGCCAAGGCGGATTAAAATCGGTTTAAACTTGACCCACTTTAACCCatttttaaaaagttcataataatatcatataaaactataaaaaaagtggtaaaattTTTTTCGCAAACAATTCTATCTTCTTAAAGATGAAATATTCCAAACGCAAAAAGCATCAGAACGCAGGAGGTACAAGTTTTCTGGTATTACATAAAGTTTTGTGGTcaaaatattattagaaatcatTTTGAAGTTCTACGTTTGGAAGTGTTATACAAGTTATTACCTATTATTATATCTTGTTGCACTCCTTTTGAATTAATAAcagtttttataatattttctcctATTTTAATTGAATGGACCATTTAGTTTTGTATATTTACCGAtgtactattttaattttaaattttctaattgAATTTggttaaaatcataaaaagttaaaattattaaaatttacattaaaacgaattaaataaaataatactaaactatatttaaacttaaaatttaaaaataaatacaaactaAGAATGATTGTAAGTAATGtcaaaaaagataaatggaATATTTGATCAGAAGAAATATTATTTAgctaattatatatttactatttgcTCCAGCATTTTCAAAACTCTAGCTTTGCCCTTGGCTTATAATTGTAACCATAATGCAAAAATATAGTTTCAATCATTGTCGCGATAATGTTCATGAAACAGATTTCACGATCAATATGAATGATTTCATGGTCAATGTTGGCTATATTTCGGTCGCGATAAACTCAAAACCTTTATAATACGGTCGCGATATGGTGATGCAACCGTGTTTTTGTAATATGATTGTAATTCTAAATAGAGTAATATAGACCATAGAACATAATATGGGACTATGACCATAGCATTTTTTATGTCCAAACAATATGACTTACGCATCAAACAATGTGCTTAGCATAGTAAGTCATGCTATTTAATATATCATTTTACTTTCATTTGTCTAACAAATCCAAACACTTCCTACTTGATGAACTCTACATACTGATCATCATTGAGGATCATCATTCACATTATTTCCGCACTCTAAGACCTCGAATAGACTTGGGCTTGGGCGGTTCACCAATTGTCAAAGGACGATCACAATAATGAACATTCGTCGATGGAATAGTACTACCTTTGACTTTGGAAATCCTACGAGCCAAGAACCTTATAACACCGTCTCTAAAATCATGTAGAACTATCTCGTACAGGCAACATTTGCAATTCACAAACAACGAACCCATGTAACATCTTGTACGATCATCAGACGAGTCTCTTTCAATACCATCGGACAACTCTTTTCCAACATTATTTGCCATAAATATGAATGTCTTGTTTTCGATCTCTTTGATAAGGCACCTCCTCCAGCTAACCGTTGGAACATCGACTCGTACATACAAGTAGTCCACATTGTCAACCTTAATAATCTTGTCTTCATACGCTCCTTTCAGCCCTCTTGCCAAATATTTATTGATGTGTTCATGCCTCCCTCCCCTCAGTTTTATCCCTATACAAGACGTCAATTTCAACATAAACAATTAGGTATTTAGATACATTTCGATTGTAATCAGGGCGCAGACCTATTAAGGTGTAAaccctttaaaaaaaattaaaaagttgcaTTGGATCAAACCCACGATCTCTTGGAGCAAATTGTGTATTTCAACACTAGAGACCATTCAGCGACAAGGGAATTTCTTGCAACATCAcgcaaacatatatatatatatatatatatgttcagTGCTTAATTATGCTTTAAAATACATATTTATAAACATTTTGGTTTAACTGTGctttaaaatacatattaaaattttttagtttaatcGTGCTTTAAAATTTCTGGTCCGTCCCTGATTGTCATTCTGTAGTGGTTGGAGTTAAAAATTTCTAGTCCATCCCTAATTGTCATTTTATAGTGGTTGACTTTAAGTCATACGCAGTATAAACTATttaattaagtttgaaaattttcatgataatttaaaaattttttatgataattgtctcattttcttattgggtcaagtcaccctaaatgtttcatttttatttttggtgtaTTAACTTTACCAATTTACCTTTACTACACTTAACTTTTTCATACCTTTACACTTACTAACCCCACTTTACcctatcaaattttaaaaacactattttttttcttttatatattgtcCCATTTGATCACCTAAAAatggtaaaaagtcaaatgggataTATTGggtaaataggagggagtatactTTTTTATGAATAACAGCTAGTCTTGAAACATCATAATGAGACTGTCAATTTGGGTCAGTCCAATTTGCGCGCGTGACAACCTgggcatttttttcattttctgggcatttttcaattttaatcttaaagatattaatattgaccttaaaagtatcaattttcaaaattgatacttttaaggtcaaaattaataaataccaaaaaaaataaaatactgtTATACTTGCGAACTGAACTGGCCCAAATTGACGGTGTCAGTCGAAGTTTTTGTGTGTAATTGGGAATAAGCAGGGATTGTACATATTCAAAAGTCAGTAACTATAAAATTACCCTCATTTGTTGTGCTACACACAATTCAATGCAATAAATCAATAGGGTATCTAATTAAATTACTCGAGTCATgacattttataaatttatattattaagaaATAGTGATCAAAACATGGAATTAATTGTGAAAGTAGAACTACAACAAAATCTTACTAGAAGGATCTCGAGGATCATGTTCAATGAAAGTAGTGTAAATATGCTCCAGCCCTTCAACAGCTTCAActacaaaaattcaaaaacaataaattaaacttgccatatatatatattactatctTGAAaatctttaattaattataattaaataaaactccaagaatcaaaaaaaaaaaaaaaaaaaaagaatgttaCCTGTCTGATCatcatgatgatgattattatgaTCATGATCACGCTCACAATCAACATATTCTTGATATTCATGACAACTTAAGGTACAAAGATAGAAAGGGGACACGAACATGGTAAAACAACCATTAACAATGGAGTCATCAATATCCAAAACCTTAACATCAATATCCTCATCAAAACCAACACAACCAACGTAAGTTCTAGTACAAGATTCAAACCGGGGCCATAAAACCGGGGCTATTCCCCTGAATCGGACCGCTTTCCCTACAGAATCCTTAAAAATGATAATAGAACCTTCTGGAACTCCTGGCATGTCGATTCGAACATAGATGGTATTGTCACCCTGGGTTCTTTCGAGATTAAATTGTAACTCACCTGATACAGTGGGACCCTTTTTTTTGTATGGATGAGGCTTTTCTTCCGGACGTTCTGGAAATCAAACACAGAAAAGTAATGTTAAGAATAAGTTAGTTATTTAACtgaaattttaatgattttaaagATTAAGGATTAAGTAATCAAACTAAAGTCTAGAGAATGTCGAGTGGGAGGATTGATAGCCATTGCAGTGAACTTAGAAAGAATAACCCGCGCGAATGAATAATATTTGTGAAAGCCGGCATATTAAGCATTGGCAACGTCTTTTATATACAAGTATTACAACCTTGACACTCGTAAATTTCGTTCTTTCTACGAATTGATACCTTAATTAAAAGGGTTATCGCGATTGGTCCATATACTATTTTAGCgtaaatcaatttaataataacaagtattttttaataattatactttattatattACTTGCTAAATtaaaatacttattattttaatacttttatgatttgttcacgCAGTTTATATAAGACTTTTTCAGCGGAGAATTGATGGTGTTGAAGGTATCGAGAATCGAACATGTATCACATGAGCGGAAATGAAAGCATGTAATCAATAAGTCAACATATGATTCTCAATTTTGATAGATTTTTTAAGGGAAATTTCATGTCGTAATCCTAAGTTTTTGGGTTTtccacaaaaatattttttttaaattcgcgTTGTGACCTTGAGCTTTCAACTTTTTCATGTGGTAGAAATAAAATGTTAAGTtattggttaaattaagtacttatttcgattGAATTTCGAAATATGCGGTTAATTAGGGTGATCACAACGTttgttttttgataaaaaaaaaatcattacgttgggtaaaaataatgtaaagttAAACAAAAAACTTCCCctttgtctaccacgtggaaaaataGGAAGGTTAAGGTCACCACGTGGATTAAAGAAAATATTTGTCCACCACGTGAAAAAGCGGAAAATTTAAGGTTATCACATGTAATATATTCTACGGTTGCTCTTAGATTATATTTTTCAGTCCTAACGTGATCATTTTTTTGGACCTAATATTGGGAAGGAAAGGTTTGTTTTTAATTCTTGCAAAAATTGTTCAGAAAAATCCAACACACATTTTTATcataatttcaacttttaattaatcatgaataatctcaaattTAGGAAGAGTTTGCTAAAAAGTACAACCGAGTAAACCTAAATGGGAGGCACTTAATTGACAAAGTACCTCATTCAAATAGTATAGTAAATGGTTTATTGAAGCTAACTAGGAGTTCATAACAAAAACTAAAGTAGTTCTATGTTGAACTCTTGTATAAATTTGAGAAAGCAGATAACAATTTCATTGAGGCCGTTTCCATGAGGACAAAGGTGGGGTTTCTGAGTCCATCCAGGTAGGAGAAAGACCTCCGTATCGATCACCCTTAACACTTTGTTCTGATGCAAGGGATTCTAACTCAGTCATATCTTGGGGAGTTAGCTTTACAGATAAGGCTCCAATGTTCTGGTTTAGATTCTCAATCTTAGTAGTTCCGGGAATAGGACATACATCATCTCCCTGGTGATGGACCCATGCAAGGGCTAACTGCGCGGGGGTGCATCCTTTTCTGGCTGCGATTTCACTCACTCGCTCAAATATCTGTTTGTTATGCTCAACATTTTCCGGCTTAAACCTTGGCAAATTCTGGCCGGGAGGAAAATGCACAAGTTGTTGTTAATGAAGATAAAGATCAAAAGGCTCAATACATATTATTACTAAACCAAGAAGGTAATAATGTGGTTAACAAAGCTTATAAGACAACAAAAGACTATAAGAACGTACAGTCTAGTTCCATCTAAATCTGACCATAACAGAAATATCCTAACCAACATTATTTGTGATCACAATCTGCCTATCCAAAACCAATCCAAAGGACAAATCACATGGGGTATGAAACAAGAGCTCTTCAATGTTTCAACCCGAGTAGGAAGTGAACAAGCAGGGATTGGAAGGCGGGcacagtgtcacatgattttcTAATTAACTCGCAAATTGCGAATCGAAAAAAACGAATTATGGTTAGTTTTAGCCTATTTTTGTACCATTTTGAGTtaatcgcgaattcaaaagaCGAACAAATTAGAGAACTATGTTTCACTGGGCGGGTACAAGAATAAAATGATCGAAATGTTCAATAGTTTGCAGTATCAGGGGAACTACCAGAATTGACCATATAGAAATGAGCTGAGGGGCGGATGAATATACCGATTAGAGGCATCAACAAAGAAATATTGAGTCaaaatagtaaataaataaattgacaAGAAAAATAGTGCTTTCCGACTAAAAAATGATAACttggaattgaaaaaaaagattaaagtaGGAAAACGAGTCAAACAATTGGGTTGGACCCTGCTTTTTCTGATATTTTTGGGTTACAGGTAAAAATATCCGGGTTATGACCCACTTATTTCCAATCGGATTTCGGTCAATTTCAAACCGAACATATTTGACAAGTCTACATCCCACAACAATGTGAGAGCAAAATTGGATCATATACAGCataatgtgaataatttattgAGGTGTATGTATGAGAATGGTGAATATGAACAGACCTGACGGTAGTCAGCCTCTGAAAAATTCTCTGTTATCTTGGGCCCTGTAGAGAGAAAACCTCTTCCTAGAGGACTGTATGCCACAATCCCAATCCCAAGTTCCCTACATGAAGAAAGAACCAAGTCAGAACTCTCATGAgtaaaggtgttcaaaacagactcgATGATCCGATTTTTACCCGACCGACCTCCAAATTGAACCCGACTTGACccgaattcaaaattaatttaaaataatgtaaaaatcaatgtgaatacaaaattcgattttgatccgacccaaaacacTTGACCCGAAATTGACACAATCCCAAGTTCCCATGTTTTGACATCTCACCTGCAGGTAGGAATTATGTCTGTCTCCACATCTCTTGTCCATAAGGACCATTCCAACTGGACTACTGATATGGGGTGAACTGCGTGTGCTCTTCTGATAGTTGAAGCCGATGCTTCAGATAGACCTATGTACTTTATTTTACCCTCCTCCACAAGATTCTTTAGTTCTCCCATCTAAGGTAACATTTCAATTTATTAAAGGAGATTAGGAATATGAACTAGTGTTGCACTTCTATTGCTTTACATCTATTACCCCATTGACGTTAAATGACCCTATCTAAGGGGATTTATAGGGTCAGATTTACGCAACCTTATTTTTGTTAGTGACAACAAAGAGCATGAATCAAATTAAATCTCATTATCGAAAGAGAAAAAGCGAGCAAATGGACACACCGTGACTTCGATGGGAACTTTAGTATCAGGGCGGTGTTGATAATAGAGATCAATGCAGTAAATATCGAGTCGTTTCAAGCTTCCCACACAAGCAGCCCTTACATATGCAGGATCACCATGAATTGATCCTTTTCCATTGATATATTTGACACCAAATTTGGTAGCTAATTCAACTTTCTCCCTCCACCCTCTCAAGGCCTGCTCAATCAGATCATCAAAACTCAGATTGTTCATGTTTGagaatataacatatcctgggcctcaaccattagtttaagcttttggttgaattggtttcttgacatggtattagagccagTGTAataagaggtcacgggttcgaaacTCAACCACCCTTcatttaaaatggaatatttagcacCAGGTATGAGAAGGgcttgtgttgcatccacacttctagtccaAAGGGCTCTTATGTGAGTGTGCGTGTTAGAGAATATAACACatcatggggcctcaaccatcggtttaagcttttggttgaattggttccctGACACTTCATGATCATCgtcatcataatcataattacCATACTCAATATATCCGGCTCATACAAGCTATGATCGGTCCAAGGAGGGAAAGAATGGAAAACCATACCCTTATCATTAGGACCCATATAATGAGTGGCAAATTCAGCCAGATGTATCACAAGATAACAAACCCAAAGTTCTATATGTTGGGGTTATTTCAAAGTTAAGTTAGGTTACTTTACTTTATAGTGAGTGATTTAAATAGTAAGATTTTGCTCCCTTATTTTTAGTTGGTTATagtaatttctaatatttataaattaaattgtcttataaattaatttaattatcacaaTATTAGTAATGTAATCACTTAGTTTTATCCCTAAAtctatcatattttaatttcaatactaCCAAGAAAAAAGTCCCAATTTCAATGACAATTGTAGACTCCTAAAACCCAAAAAGCAATTGAATTTGTTGCACATAATTGACAAATCAATCAAACCTGTAAAATTCAATAACTACCCACAaaacatcatcaaaaataagCATAAAATGTTAAGTATAGAAGGAAAATGCTCATACTACAAGTCAGCAAACCAAGGACATGATCATCCCACAGTCAGCAGCTCAACATACTAGTCTACAGTTAGCCCCTATCAACAGCAAGTGCAACAATAACTTCAGAAGAGTAGGACACAAGCACGTGCCTTTTATAAATTGTGTTGTTAGTTAGTTAGTAAATCAAGGTTAAGTCTTTTTATAGTTTACCGTAGTTAATTGTTATATAGTTAGTTACAGTTTGTAACAAACTGATTATTGGTTCTTGCTCCTGTACTCCCTATATAAAGGGGCCTTATACTCTCTGTTTTTAAGATTTATGGAATAGAATTGATTCATTTACTTTATTCTCTGTGCATTCTTTGtctattttctttctttgaagaaaattaacataaaccctaaaaaaatgaAGATTAAAACTTTAGATAGGAAAAGTAAATAAGAAATATGAAACATCAAAATTTGAGATGGGTAATAAGTAAATTACCTTTCCAAGAAGAATTTCATTGGTATGAGGTCCATACATGTCTGAAGTATCAAGAAAAGTGATACCAGAATTAATAGCATGATGAATAAGTGGGATCATTTGCTCCTCAGATTTAGGAGGGCCATAAAAAGCAGACATTCCCATACATCCTAGACCTTGAGCAGAAACTTCTAAACCTTGAGTACCCAATTTGATCCTTTTGATTGTTGCTGCCATTTTTGTGCTTGAATCACTCTCTGTtttcctctgtttttttttttttttttttttttaagtcaagTAGACAAATTGATCAGTTGGTAATTTGATCATTGGATAATGGATCGACTAAATAGGAGTAAATGAGTAAATGTAGGAAAAAATAGCGTAATGGGTGAAGTCATACACTCATACTCCGCAATTTAGAAAATTCTGCTGCTTTGACTTCTTTCACATTTTAACAATACTCCCACCATCCGTCCAACATCAAGCATCGTGATTCGTGCACCCATATTTATCactgaaattttaaaaaatacaatcTTTTAAATGTCAAATacgtaatttaaatataaatgattaaaataatgcattaaattgcgtaataaaataaaatatagcaagtatagtAGAATGAAGAAAGTACGTAAAAGTTATTATAAATCGTCTTTTGGTAAAATtatctcaaaacaagaagttaaactattaaactaatatataagAAACATCTATGAGagtttcatacaagaatttgtgagcaagaaaaataataatatgcttATTAAACTAccaacatatttttttgttttgaggggTCTTTTGAATGttaatatttaaggggtaaataaaagttaaaaatagaaaaacaaaGTTAGTTAGATAGAAGATTGAATGAATTGGATTATTAGAGAAGTGGAAGAATTCGTtagaaagtaatgaaaaatgaataaaataacaattaattccCACCTATTGGGATATAAATTTACCTTAGGAGAGGGTGGTGGAAACTTTCCTCCAAATGAGAGCaatcatcttcttttttattcatcttttaagTTTgacaatcatcttatttttttcacaaattattTCAAGCTAAGCGAGCCATAAGGTAAAAAATATCGGGTAGACTAAGAAAAAATAAGAACTAGGCAATAATGCAACCCAACATATTAGTCTGAAAAGTGATACTTACTTCAATACAGACAAAACTTAATTTTCAGATAAATACTTTTGCTTCTATCATTTTCCTCCAACAAACAAATTCTAGCAATATGATTTAtatgaattataaataatttaactatttttgtgccttattattttttaatatttaagtgTTGTCAAATTATATTATTGATATCTCATTTGCAATGTAAAGATTgttaatatgaaattttttatactttatttatgtataataagatgtttaaaatttaaattaatggcataaataatatacaaaatcaaACGAGACACATAAAGAAATGAGTTGCCTTTTTTTTATCACGCcataattttcttcattttatgtTCATTTTGATAAAAAAGTACATTCCTCAATCAACAGCGTACGCGTTTGATGAATTTTTTTGGATGGTATAGGGCTGATTTATTTGAAATGTTGGTACCATTAACTTTATGTTAGCAGTTAGACCAGTTATTAATAGAAATGCTTGGTAAAATTATTTGTTGGTATTTGTCTACAAACGATTTTTTCCACCGTTGTCATTAAGCTGTCTCATATTAAACATGAACATTTGAGTGCATATATGAgacaaatataattattttattatgaaTTCATCACGGTTTTACTCTCTCAACCATATCGGGTATGGATGGATTTGCATACATATACTGATATACCCAACAGGTAGGCATACATACTTATAAAACTTTCACCCACGACAATAACGCAAGTGAGTTTTACTTTCATTAAGCCAAAAACATGTCATTTTTATCGTCACCAACTACATAGTTTGCTTATTGTATCAAGCAAATTCAGTATGCAGTTTAATACCCCGAATTGAATTAGGTCTTGAAAGTTTACAACTTGTCGAAGAAGGTTCGTAATAATGAATATTGCCATACGGGATAGTACTACCCGCGACATAGCTAGTCATACAAGCCAACAACCTTAGAACACCATCTCTAATGTCGTGCGCAACTATCTTGCATAGGCAACATTCGCAATTGGAAATCAACATACCCGTGAAACATCTAGTACCGAAATGGAATGAGCAGTCTTGCCCAACAGCATTAGTAGTAAATGTTATACTCTTGTTCTCTATTTCTTTAATAAGGCACCGATCAAAGTGAATCGTTGGAACATCCACTCGCACATACACATACAACTCATTACCAATCTTAAGGATTTTGTCTTCGTATACTCCTTTCATCCCTCTTATCTGAAATGGATTAACATCAACATGCTTTCCTCCCTTCAGTTTTATCCTTATACAAAACACTTGTTTCATCAATCGAACAATATAAACTATATATTAGATACACAACAACAAAATAGAGATTTTAGGTGATAATATAATTCACAAACTTCGTTTTCGACATTTTTTATCACAAATCTTTTTGATGCTAAGTTTTAGGCAATATTCTGTGTCTAAATTATGCTATGTTGTCGACAATTATTAGTAGTTTGTAAAATTGTTTATTACAAGCCAAATAAAATAgttcttagtttttttttatagacacttttatgcgttttttagtcGTATTTTTAGCGTTGAAAGAATGTAGAATACTTGATTCCTATGTTCATTATTCAGAAGCAAAAACATAATCTAACAAGTGAgtaatagaatatataacatacaaTTTAAATCTCATCCATCCTTCTTTCCAGTGGAGCTATATATTAGCGCCAAGTTTATGGGTCGAACACTTGGGCTAGCTGCATCCACTATTAATATTCTTGCCTAAAGACCTCTCATGTGAGAGGAATgatgaagtatatatatatatatatatatatatatatatatatatatatatatatatatatatatatatatatatatatatacatatatatatatacatatatatatatatatatatatatatatatatatatatatatatatacatatatatatatacatatatatatatatatatatatatatatatatatatatgtatatatataaatacatatatatatatatatatatatatatatatatatatgtatatatatatatatacatatatatgtatatatatatacatatatatgtatatatatatatatatgtatatatatatatatatgtatatatatatatatatatatatatatatgtatatataaatatatatatgtatatatgtatatatatatatatatatatatatatatatatatatatatatatatatatatatatatatatgtatgtatgtatgtatgtatgtatgtatgtatgtatgtatgtatgtatgtatatatatatgtatgtatgtatgtatatatatatgtatgtatgtatatatatatatatatatatatatatgtatgtatgtatatatatatatatatatatatatatatatgtatatatatatatatatatatatatatatatatatatatatatatatatatatatatatatatatatatatatatatatatatatatatatatatatatatatatatatatatatatgtgtgtgtatatatatatatgtatatatatatatatatatgtatatatgtatatatatatgtatatatatatatatatatatatatatatatatatatatatatatatatatatatatatatgtgtgtgtctatatatatatatatatatgtatatatatatatatatgtatatatatatgtatatatatatatatatatatatatatatatatatatatatatatatatatatatatatatatatgtatatatatatatatatatatatatatatatatatatatatatatatatatatatatatatatatatatatatatatatatatatatatatatatatatatatatatgtgtgtgtatatatatatatgtatatatatatatatatatgtatatatatatatatatatgtatatatatatgtatatatatatatatatatatatatatatatatatatatatatatatatatatatatacacacacatatatgtatatatatatatatatatgtatatatatatgtatatatatacatacatatatatatatatatatatatatatatatatatatatatatatatatatatatatatatatatatatgtatatatatatacatatatatatatatatatacatatatatatatatatatatgtatatatatatatat
This genomic interval carries:
- the LOC130821235 gene encoding uncharacterized protein LOC130821235 isoform X2 gives rise to the protein MPGVPEGSIIIFKDSVGKAVRFRGIAPVLWPRFESCTRTYVGCVGFDEDIDVKVLDIDDSIVNGCFTMFVSPFYLCTLSCHEYQEYVDCERDHDHNNHHHDDQTVEAVEGLEHIYTTFIEHDPRDPSRIKLRGGRHEHINKYLARGLKGAYEDKIIKVDNVDYLYVRVDVPTVSWRRCLIKEIENKTFIFMANNVGKELSDGIERDSSDDRTRCYMGSLFVNCKCCLYEIVLHDFRDGVIRFLARRISKVKGSTIPSTNVHYCDRPLTIGEPPKPKSIRGLRVRK
- the LOC130821235 gene encoding probable aldo-keto reductase 3 isoform X4, with protein sequence MAATIKRIKLGTQGLEVSAQGLGCMGMSAFYGPPKSEEQMIPLIHHAINSGITFLDTSDMYGPHTNEILLGKMGELKNLVEEGKIKYIGLSEASASTIRRAHAVHPISVVQLEWSLWTRDVETDIIPTCRELGIGIVAYSPLGRGFLSTGPKITENFSEADYRQNLPRFKPENVEHNKQIFERVSEIAARKGCTPAQLALAWVHHQGDDVCPIPGTTKIENLNQNIGALSVKLTPQDMTELESLASEQSVKGDRYGGLSPTWMDSETPPLSSWKRPQ
- the LOC130821235 gene encoding probable aldo-keto reductase 4 isoform X1; the protein is MAATIKRIKLGTQGLEVSAQGLGCMGMSAFYGPPKSEEQMIPLIHHAINSGITFLDTSDMYGPHTNEILLGKALRGWREKVELATKFGVKYINGKGSIHGDPAYVRAACVGSLKRLDIYCIDLYYQHRPDTKVPIEVTMGELKNLVEEGKIKYIGLSEASASTIRRAHAVHPISVVQLEWSLWTRDVETDIIPTCRELGIGIVAYSPLGRGFLSTGPKITENFSEADYRQNLPRFKPENVEHNKQIFERVSEIAARKGCTPAQLALAWVHHQGDDVCPIPGTTKIENLNQNIGALSVKLTPQDMTELESLASEQSVKGDRYGGLSPTWMDSETPPLSSWKRPQ
- the LOC130821235 gene encoding IN2-2 protein-like isoform X3, giving the protein MAATIKRIKLGTQGLEVSAQGLGCMGMSAFYGPPKSEEQMIPLIHHAINSGITFLDTSDMYGPHTNEILLGKALRGWREKVELATKFGVKYINGKGSIHGDPAYVRAACVGSLKRLDIYCIDLYYQHRPDTKVPIEVTMGELKNLVEEGKIKYIGLSEASASTIRRAHAVHPISVVQLEWSLWTRDVETDIIPTCRELGIGIVAYSPLGRGFLSTGPKITENFSEADYRQNVRKKSLIHTKKRVPLYQVSYNLISKEPRVTIPSMFESTCQEFQKVLLSFLRIL